A single window of Leeuwenhoekiella sp. MAR_2009_132 DNA harbors:
- a CDS encoding triple tyrosine motif-containing protein, with the protein MRFLNLYICIVIVLTFNFLNAQELPPVLNFSPDYYNAENQNWALAQDDSGYVYSANNSGLLQFDGAKWRLYPSPNNTIIRSVATVGKRVYTGSYMQFGFWEEDHTGKLVYNSLSDSLKIPILEDEQFWNIIPLDQWVIFQSLNRIYSYNTKTKAFEVITNEATISKSLLLDGKIYFQSTGEGLFCILNGKKTLVSDSSVFKDKLLVNLFKVANYSVAVTQHSGFYKLVGDEISTWNTSADQELLDKTIYSSKQLKDKTLIVGTISNGVYHLSENGTILYQINQNAGLINNTVLSINEDRNANVWLGLDRGIALINSNSPYRVYKDNSGELGAVYSAVVNDSTLYLGTNQGLFYRDLYKPETAFKLVPNTKGQVWFLKKLGDDLFCGHHEGTFLVIDNRVERISSVQGTWQIQWLNEEKKLALQGNYNGLYVLEKKGDDWSVRNKVEGFNISSRYFGLADTYTLYVSHEYKGVFKLEFDKNYQQIIKQELVENLEKGEKSGIVTYGDALIYASDNGIYKLTEENQEFIRDSVLSRGMLKNGNYTSGKLTYDEANKRLWGFNTEDIFYFEPGSFALAPKVTHISFSAEKRRDVAGFENITFLENNKYLLGNSSGYTILDLDKDLEYEYEIRLRSVQNGSVDQNLKNISLNDNSTFKSKDNNFLFNYSVTNYDTFKTVKFQYRLLGLYEEWSNWSSASQVSFENLPSGSYTFEVRARVGDQVTTEATSYTFNIKRPWYLSITLLIIYVILLLIIFITIHIFNRKFYKKQKQRLIEINARKIELSRYENERRIMQLENEKLIQDVESKNRELAASTMSIVKKNELLNAIKKELKPSNDDGDMKSVIKIIDKNLNPKKDWEFFSQAFNNADKDFLKKIKSKHPKLTPNDLKLCAYLRLNLSSKEIAPLLNISVRSVEIKRYRLRKKMDLEHEEGLVEYILSI; encoded by the coding sequence TCACCAGATTACTACAATGCCGAAAATCAAAATTGGGCTTTAGCTCAGGACGATTCTGGTTATGTTTATTCAGCAAATAATAGCGGTCTATTGCAATTCGACGGTGCAAAATGGCGTTTATATCCTTCACCTAACAATACAATCATACGATCTGTAGCAACTGTAGGTAAGCGTGTTTATACAGGGAGTTATATGCAGTTTGGTTTTTGGGAAGAAGACCATACAGGAAAACTTGTTTACAATTCACTCAGCGATTCTTTAAAAATACCCATTTTAGAAGATGAGCAATTCTGGAATATAATACCACTAGACCAATGGGTAATATTTCAATCGTTAAATCGAATCTACAGCTATAATACAAAAACCAAGGCTTTTGAAGTTATAACTAATGAAGCTACTATTAGCAAATCCTTATTGCTTGACGGAAAGATTTATTTTCAAAGTACCGGAGAGGGTTTATTTTGTATTTTAAATGGAAAGAAAACCTTAGTTTCAGATTCCTCTGTTTTTAAAGATAAGCTGCTTGTAAATCTTTTTAAAGTAGCTAATTATAGTGTAGCTGTGACTCAGCATTCGGGTTTTTATAAATTAGTAGGCGACGAGATTTCTACCTGGAATACTTCCGCAGATCAAGAACTTTTAGATAAGACCATATATAGTAGTAAACAGCTTAAGGATAAAACGCTCATTGTAGGTACCATTTCTAATGGTGTTTATCATTTAAGTGAAAATGGGACTATTTTATATCAAATTAATCAAAATGCTGGTTTAATAAATAATACGGTTTTGAGTATTAATGAAGACCGCAATGCAAATGTATGGTTAGGTCTTGATCGTGGTATTGCTTTAATAAATAGTAATTCACCGTATCGGGTGTACAAAGATAATAGTGGAGAACTTGGAGCTGTATATAGTGCAGTTGTAAACGATTCAACACTATATCTGGGCACAAATCAAGGTTTGTTTTACAGAGATTTATACAAACCGGAAACCGCTTTTAAGCTCGTTCCTAATACCAAGGGGCAGGTATGGTTTTTAAAGAAATTAGGTGACGATCTATTTTGTGGTCATCACGAAGGTACTTTTTTAGTTATTGATAATCGGGTTGAACGCATCTCTTCAGTACAAGGGACTTGGCAAATACAGTGGCTTAACGAAGAAAAAAAGCTGGCCTTGCAAGGCAATTACAATGGGCTGTATGTATTAGAAAAAAAAGGTGATGATTGGAGTGTACGCAACAAAGTAGAAGGTTTCAATATTTCTAGCAGATATTTTGGTTTAGCAGATACGTATACATTATATGTAAGTCACGAGTACAAAGGAGTCTTTAAATTAGAATTTGATAAGAATTACCAGCAAATAATCAAACAAGAACTTGTTGAGAATTTAGAGAAAGGCGAGAAATCGGGTATTGTAACTTACGGTGATGCGCTTATCTATGCTTCAGATAATGGAATTTACAAATTAACCGAAGAGAATCAGGAATTTATCAGAGATTCTGTCTTAAGCCGTGGAATGCTCAAAAATGGAAATTATACCAGCGGGAAACTTACGTATGATGAGGCGAACAAAAGACTTTGGGGTTTTAATACAGAGGATATTTTTTATTTTGAACCCGGTAGTTTTGCTTTAGCACCTAAAGTAACTCATATTTCTTTTTCTGCGGAAAAAAGACGTGATGTAGCAGGTTTTGAGAACATAACTTTTCTGGAAAACAACAAATACCTTTTAGGAAATTCATCGGGATATACCATTTTAGATTTAGATAAAGATCTAGAATATGAATATGAAATACGTCTGCGATCTGTGCAGAATGGAAGTGTCGATCAGAATTTAAAAAATATTTCTTTAAATGATAATTCAACATTTAAATCAAAGGATAATAATTTTCTGTTTAATTATAGTGTAACTAATTATGATACTTTTAAAACTGTAAAATTTCAATATAGACTTCTAGGTCTTTATGAAGAATGGAGTAATTGGAGCAGTGCCTCTCAGGTTTCGTTTGAAAATTTACCCTCAGGCTCTTATACATTTGAAGTGCGTGCTCGGGTAGGCGATCAGGTTACTACTGAAGCTACCTCGTATACGTTTAATATTAAACGCCCTTGGTACTTATCAATAACCCTACTCATAATCTATGTTATACTACTGCTTATAATATTTATAACGATTCATATTTTCAACCGAAAATTCTACAAAAAACAAAAACAACGACTTATTGAGATTAATGCACGTAAAATTGAACTATCGCGTTATGAAAATGAGCGTAGAATTATGCAACTCGAGAACGAAAAACTCATTCAGGATGTAGAAAGTAAAAATCGAGAACTTGCTGCTTCTACAATGAGTATTGTAAAAAAGAATGAATTGCTTAATGCAATTAAAAAAGAATTAAAGCCATCTAATGATGATGGTGATATGAAATCTGTTATCAAAATCATAGATAAAAACTTAAACCCTAAAAAAGATTGGGAATTTTTCAGTCAGGCTTTTAATAATGCAGATAAAGACTTCTTGAAAAAGATTAAGAGCAAGCATCCAAAGCTTACTCCAAACGACTTAAAATTGTGTGCGTATTTAAGACTTAATTTATCTTCTAAAGAGATCGCACCTCTATTAAATATTTCAGTACGCAGTGTTGAAATTAAACGATACCGTTTGCGTAAGAAAATGGACTTAGAGCACGAAGAGGGGCTTGTAGAGTACATATTATCTATCTAA
- a CDS encoding SusC/RagA family TonB-linked outer membrane protein, with translation MKSFLSLILFGFLSTAIFSQATTTQVRVSGTVTDATGMPLPGVNVLVKGTNRGTSTDFDGLFTIDVTSGNLLQFSYLGFVTKEVSVTNATNLSITLDEDASTLDEVVVVGYGTQKKKEITGAVSVVSSETIEDQNPVRVEQALQGRVAGVNISSNSGSPGSASTISIRGISTNGDNRPLILVDGAVIEDLSVINPNDIESINVLKDATAGIYGVRAANGVILITTKGGRKNTNLRVDVDSYVGLQETTRKLPVLNATEYGAIINEAYVAGNQAPPFPNLASLGQGTNWQNEVFRQALLSDVNATVYGGGEKSTYSVGAGYLDQDGIVGGGAVNFNRLTARGSYNLDILENLKLSTTAIYTNSNRKTLSENALGSVLFNAVNMAPTFNVRDANGDFTIADNLGFEVINPLAQIANTFNTNEVDKITGTVGLSYNFWDHFTAESRYQFNYSEVRGRSFLPENLNFGFGKVFNNTGVNQYFVNDSFFRDYTFDNFLTYKNTFADDHNLTVLLGMSVFKTSGEFYNFTGRDVPGNTFAEAGLDGAAVVIDARDINGPAEFDQRLLSYFTRVQYNYKERYLLSAVLRRDGSSNFGPENKFGYFPSASIGWVISDEPFYGTSDVLNFFKMRASYGILGNDRIGAFGYISTLNAEGTYVFDNELVNGVAAGQLSNPEIKWERQKTFDVGFDSRLFNNKIDLTVDYFKRRTDDLLLIPQVSGILGVYAPGAGAPIVNAGSVENSGFEFSISYDENISDDASFNLSYNFTTLKNEVIAVGNESGFIPGGSFGFGQEAPARMEAGFPIGYFYGLQTNGIFQSQAEVDAHATQTDATLGDLRFVDQNGDGLIDGNDRVNIGDPIPDVTMGLNLGFKYKNFDFTAYAFASIGNDIVRSYDRNQNLTNKTNYVLNRWTGPGSTNTYPRVTIGPNSNLLFSDFYVEDGSYLRLQNVQLGYSLGNDVLDQLGIRKLRFYLAVTNAFTLSEYNGYDPSASSGAPIGGGIDQGFYPVPRTYTAGMNFKF, from the coding sequence ATGAAATCATTTTTATCCTTGATCTTATTTGGGTTCTTAAGCACTGCTATTTTTAGCCAGGCTACAACTACTCAGGTTCGTGTCTCTGGTACTGTTACTGATGCAACAGGAATGCCCTTACCCGGTGTCAATGTTTTAGTAAAAGGTACTAATAGAGGTACAAGTACAGATTTTGATGGTCTGTTTACTATTGATGTCACATCAGGAAACCTATTACAGTTTTCGTATTTAGGTTTTGTAACTAAAGAAGTATCGGTTACAAATGCAACAAACTTGTCTATTACGCTAGATGAAGATGCCAGCACACTTGACGAAGTAGTTGTAGTGGGTTACGGTACTCAAAAAAAGAAAGAAATTACCGGTGCAGTTAGTGTTGTAAGTTCTGAGACTATTGAAGATCAGAATCCCGTGCGTGTAGAACAAGCTTTGCAAGGTAGAGTTGCAGGTGTAAACATAAGTTCAAACTCCGGTTCTCCGGGTAGCGCATCTACGATATCAATTCGTGGTATTTCTACTAATGGAGATAACAGACCTTTAATTCTTGTTGATGGTGCCGTCATCGAAGATTTGAGTGTAATTAACCCTAACGATATAGAGAGTATAAATGTATTAAAAGATGCTACGGCAGGTATCTATGGTGTGCGTGCCGCAAACGGTGTTATTTTAATTACAACTAAAGGTGGTCGTAAAAACACAAATTTACGCGTTGATGTAGATTCTTATGTAGGTCTTCAGGAAACTACACGCAAACTTCCGGTTTTAAATGCTACTGAATATGGAGCAATTATTAACGAAGCCTATGTCGCAGGAAATCAGGCCCCACCTTTTCCAAATCTTGCTTCTTTAGGGCAGGGAACAAATTGGCAAAATGAAGTGTTTAGACAAGCTTTATTATCTGATGTAAATGCAACGGTTTATGGAGGCGGCGAGAAATCTACATATTCAGTAGGTGCAGGGTATTTAGATCAGGATGGTATAGTAGGTGGTGGTGCTGTAAACTTTAATAGACTTACAGCAAGAGGAAGTTATAATCTTGATATTTTAGAAAATTTAAAGCTTTCTACAACAGCAATCTATACAAATTCTAACCGAAAAACACTTTCTGAAAATGCATTGGGTTCGGTATTGTTTAATGCGGTAAATATGGCGCCTACGTTTAATGTACGCGATGCTAATGGAGACTTTACTATTGCAGATAATTTAGGTTTTGAAGTAATTAATCCTCTAGCACAAATAGCAAATACATTTAATACGAATGAGGTTGATAAAATTACCGGTACAGTTGGACTTTCATATAATTTCTGGGATCATTTTACAGCAGAATCACGCTATCAGTTTAATTATTCTGAAGTGCGTGGTCGTAGTTTTTTACCTGAAAATTTAAATTTCGGTTTTGGTAAAGTATTTAATAACACAGGTGTTAATCAATACTTTGTAAATGATAGTTTCTTTAGAGATTATACATTTGATAACTTTTTAACCTATAAAAATACATTTGCAGACGATCATAATCTAACAGTGTTGTTAGGTATGTCTGTCTTTAAAACCAGTGGTGAATTTTACAATTTTACGGGGCGTGATGTTCCCGGTAACACCTTTGCTGAAGCTGGCTTAGATGGAGCAGCAGTAGTTATCGATGCACGTGATATTAATGGTCCAGCAGAATTTGACCAGCGTTTACTATCCTATTTTACCCGTGTTCAATATAATTATAAGGAGCGGTATTTGCTTTCGGCTGTATTGCGTCGAGATGGTTCTTCAAACTTTGGTCCTGAAAATAAATTCGGTTATTTCCCTTCTGCATCTATTGGTTGGGTGATTAGTGACGAACCTTTTTATGGCACAAGTGATGTTTTAAACTTCTTCAAGATGAGAGCGAGTTACGGGATATTAGGTAATGACCGTATAGGGGCTTTTGGTTATATCTCTACGCTAAATGCTGAAGGTACTTATGTTTTTGACAACGAGCTTGTAAATGGTGTGGCTGCTGGCCAACTTTCTAATCCCGAAATTAAATGGGAACGCCAAAAAACATTTGATGTAGGTTTTGATTCGCGTTTGTTCAACAATAAAATTGATCTAACAGTAGATTACTTCAAACGTAGAACAGATGATTTACTTCTAATTCCACAAGTTTCTGGTATTCTGGGTGTATATGCACCTGGCGCGGGAGCACCTATTGTAAATGCAGGTAGTGTTGAAAATAGCGGTTTTGAATTTTCAATCTCTTATGATGAGAATATAAGTGATGATGCGAGTTTCAATCTAAGTTACAATTTTACGACACTTAAGAATGAAGTAATTGCTGTGGGTAATGAAAGCGGTTTTATTCCCGGAGGCAGTTTCGGTTTCGGTCAGGAAGCGCCTGCACGTATGGAAGCTGGTTTCCCAATCGGGTATTTCTACGGTTTACAAACTAACGGAATCTTTCAGTCTCAGGCAGAAGTAGATGCACACGCTACACAAACAGATGCAACACTCGGTGATTTAAGATTTGTAGATCAGAATGGCGACGGATTGATAGACGGTAACGACCGCGTTAACATAGGCGATCCTATACCAGATGTTACGATGGGTCTTAATCTAGGCTTTAAGTATAAGAATTTTGATTTTACGGCATATGCTTTTGCTTCTATAGGTAATGACATTGTACGCTCATATGATCGTAATCAAAATCTTACTAATAAAACAAATTATGTATTAAATCGCTGGACGGGACCAGGATCAACAAATACATATCCTCGAGTTACAATAGGGCCCAACTCTAACTTATTGTTTTCAGATTTTTATGTTGAAGACGGCTCGTATTTAAGACTACAAAATGTACAGTTGGGATACAGTTTAGGTAATGATGTTTTAGACCAGTTAGGTATACGCAAATTACGTTTTTACCTGGCAGTAACTAATGCATTTACGCTTTCAGAATATAATGGGTATGATCCTTCTGCATCGTCTGGAGCACCTATAGGTGGTGGTATTGATCAAGGTTTCTACCCGGTACCCAGAACGTACACAGCAGGAATGAACTTCAAATTTTAA
- a CDS encoding RagB/SusD family nutrient uptake outer membrane protein, with protein sequence MKKIKIQLGFIAMLASAVLVACGDDFVEVDPINENSEDFFNSEKDYQDALVGAYDLLQATYLNVMVGEIASDNTLAGGESATDTPGIQQIDNMTHTPVNQQLRDIWGWMFAGVNRANYILEFQNKTEFAGKDQVIAQARFLRAYYYFELVKWFGDVPLAVDQRLLFGDQFTIDRTPKAEVYAQIEQDLIFAAETLPATQAEQGRITSGAARALLGKAYLYQDKFAEAASALDLVIAGPYDLVDDYSTIFEQEGENSIESVFEVQYTDKEGAGFGCLQCSEGNVAVGFNGIRNYSGPLFDSGFSFNVPVKEVYDAFEPGDSRRDIAILNIEEFSAANGATFNEGFEHTGFYNRKYIARKGDANLGDANLTNPNNYRSIRFADVLLMAAEAHNRKTTPNDGLAQQYLNRVRRRAFGDTNHDITASGATLTDFIYAERRLELVGEGHRFFDLVRTGRAAQNIDGFTPNKNEVFPIPAIEIQLTGNRWEQNQGYTN encoded by the coding sequence ATGAAAAAAATAAAAATACAATTAGGATTTATTGCGATGCTGGCTTCAGCTGTACTTGTGGCTTGCGGTGATGATTTTGTTGAAGTTGACCCTATAAATGAAAATTCTGAAGATTTCTTTAATTCTGAAAAAGATTATCAGGATGCATTAGTAGGAGCTTATGATTTATTACAAGCGACATACTTAAATGTAATGGTAGGTGAGATTGCTTCAGATAATACATTAGCCGGTGGCGAAAGCGCTACAGATACTCCGGGTATTCAGCAAATAGATAATATGACACACACGCCGGTAAATCAGCAACTACGAGATATCTGGGGATGGATGTTTGCCGGGGTAAACCGCGCAAATTATATTTTAGAATTTCAAAATAAAACAGAATTTGCCGGAAAAGATCAGGTAATTGCCCAGGCACGTTTTTTAAGAGCATACTATTATTTTGAATTGGTAAAATGGTTTGGTGACGTGCCTCTGGCGGTAGATCAGCGTCTGCTTTTTGGAGATCAGTTTACTATAGACCGCACACCTAAAGCTGAGGTGTATGCACAAATTGAACAAGATTTGATCTTTGCTGCAGAAACGCTTCCGGCTACTCAGGCAGAGCAAGGTCGCATTACTAGCGGTGCGGCACGTGCACTTTTAGGTAAAGCCTATTTATATCAAGATAAATTCGCAGAAGCAGCGAGTGCATTAGATCTTGTAATTGCCGGCCCTTATGATTTGGTAGATGATTATTCAACCATTTTTGAGCAGGAAGGAGAAAATAGTATAGAATCTGTTTTTGAAGTTCAGTATACAGATAAAGAAGGAGCTGGTTTTGGCTGTTTGCAGTGTAGTGAAGGTAATGTGGCTGTAGGTTTTAATGGAATACGTAATTATAGCGGACCTCTATTTGACAGCGGGTTTAGTTTTAATGTACCTGTAAAGGAAGTTTATGATGCTTTTGAACCCGGCGATTCGCGTAGAGATATTGCCATATTAAATATTGAGGAGTTTTCAGCAGCTAATGGCGCTACATTTAATGAAGGCTTTGAGCATACTGGTTTTTATAATAGAAAGTACATCGCCCGTAAAGGTGATGCTAACTTGGGTGACGCTAACCTTACTAATCCTAATAATTACCGTTCTATACGTTTTGCAGATGTATTACTTATGGCTGCAGAAGCACATAATCGTAAAACCACTCCTAACGATGGTTTAGCACAACAATATTTAAACCGTGTGCGTAGAAGAGCATTTGGTGATACTAACCACGACATAACGGCATCAGGAGCTACTTTAACAGATTTTATTTATGCAGAAAGAAGACTTGAGCTGGTAGGAGAAGGACACCGCTTTTTTGACTTAGTACGTACTGGAAGAGCAGCTCAAAATATTGACGGTTTTACGCCAAATAAGAATGAGGTTTTCCCTATACCGGCGATAGAAATTCAACTTACAGGAAACCGTTGGGAACAAAATCAAGGATACACTAATTAA